A window from Bacteroidota bacterium encodes these proteins:
- the clpX gene encoding ATP-dependent Clp protease ATP-binding subunit ClpX → MAKQQLHCSFCGRNRDEVKILIAGQEGHICENCVEHAREIIEQELVISNDKPSSSFKLTVKKPIEIKKFLDEYVIGQDEAKKVLSVAVYNHFKRLQQKLGENDVEIEKSNIVMVGETGTGKTLLAKTIARLLNVPFAIVDATVFTEAGYVGEDVESILTRLLQVCNYDVGAAERGIVYIDEIDKIARKGDNPSITRDVSGEGVQQGLLKLLEGTDVLVPPQGGRKHPEQKLIKLNTQNILFICGGAFDGIDKVIARRVKTNMIGFNVDKEQQESMRKNLLGYVNATDLKSFGLIPELLGRLPVVTHLEPLDATTLRSILTEPKNALIRQYKKLFELEGIKLNIEDPVLDFMVQKAMEYKLGARGLRSICENILTDAMFELPSLNEKEFNLDLEYATRKFDKSKLSLLKVA, encoded by the coding sequence ATGGCTAAGCAACAACTACATTGTTCATTTTGCGGCCGCAACCGTGATGAGGTGAAAATTCTCATTGCAGGACAGGAAGGACATATCTGTGAAAACTGCGTTGAACATGCCCGTGAAATTATAGAACAGGAGCTGGTGATATCCAATGATAAGCCTTCCTCTTCATTCAAACTCACCGTTAAGAAACCTATTGAAATAAAAAAATTCCTGGATGAATATGTAATTGGCCAGGATGAAGCAAAGAAAGTTCTTTCTGTTGCTGTTTATAATCATTTTAAAAGATTACAACAAAAGCTCGGCGAGAATGATGTTGAAATTGAAAAGAGCAATATTGTAATGGTAGGTGAAACCGGTACCGGTAAAACCTTGCTTGCAAAAACAATTGCAAGATTACTGAACGTTCCATTTGCAATAGTTGATGCGACTGTATTCACTGAAGCTGGTTATGTAGGTGAAGATGTTGAAAGCATATTAACAAGACTGCTTCAGGTATGCAACTATGATGTAGGCGCTGCCGAACGTGGTATTGTTTATATTGATGAAATAGATAAGATAGCCCGTAAAGGAGATAATCCTTCTATAACTCGTGATGTAAGTGGCGAAGGTGTGCAGCAGGGTTTATTAAAATTACTGGAAGGAACGGATGTACTCGTACCACCACAGGGCGGAAGAAAACATCCGGAACAAAAGCTGATAAAATTGAACACGCAAAATATTCTATTTATCTGCGGAGGCGCATTTGATGGAATTGATAAAGTGATTGCCCGCAGAGTAAAAACTAATATGATCGGCTTTAACGTAGACAAAGAGCAGCAGGAAAGTATGAGGAAAAACCTGTTGGGCTATGTGAATGCAACCGACTTGAAATCTTTTGGTTTGATTCCGGAGTTATTGGGCCGTTTGCCTGTTGTTACCCATCTTGAACCGCTGGATGCAACAACACTACGTTCAATATTGACAGAACCGAAGAATGCATTGATACGCCAGTATAAAAAATTATTTGAACTGGAAGGCATCAAACTTAATATCGAAGATCCTGTGCTTGATTTTATGGTACAAAAAGCAATGGAGTATAAATTAGGTGCAAGAGGTTTGAGAAGTATTTGCGAAAATATTCTTACCGATGCCATGTTTGAACTGCCATCGCTGAATGAAAAAGAATTCAATCTTGACCTGGAATATGCTACTCGTAAGTTTGATAAGAGTAAACTGAGTCTGTTGAAAGTAGCGTAA
- a CDS encoding ATP-dependent Clp protease proteolytic subunit produces MNTKHFLFNDWRSDDDEKESTDKRDELNMLNKKLERYFFEKRSVYLWGVVDDKSAREVVSKFLLLEADKPGEEIKFYINSPGGVVTSGMVMYDTMNMMKSPVSTICMGLAASMGSILLSGGVKGKRFIYPNGQVMIHQPSLGGYIQGVSKDLEIQAEQTRRVKEIGAKILAENCGKTVEQIMKDFDRDYWMDAKEAIKYGIVDKLIDKL; encoded by the coding sequence ATGAACACAAAACATTTTTTATTTAACGATTGGAGAAGTGATGATGATGAAAAAGAAAGTACCGACAAACGGGATGAGCTGAATATGCTTAATAAAAAGCTGGAAAGATATTTTTTTGAAAAACGTTCTGTTTATCTCTGGGGCGTGGTGGATGATAAGAGTGCAAGAGAAGTTGTTTCAAAATTTCTGTTGCTAGAAGCAGATAAACCCGGTGAAGAAATAAAATTTTATATCAATAGCCCAGGCGGTGTGGTAACAAGCGGTATGGTAATGTATGATACTATGAATATGATGAAGAGCCCGGTAAGTACGATCTGTATGGGTCTTGCAGCTTCTATGGGAAGTATTTTGCTGAGTGGTGGTGTAAAAGGCAAACGTTTTATTTATCCTAATGGACAGGTAATGATTCACCAACCATCATTGGGTGGTTATATACAGGGTGTGAGCAAGGATCTTGAAATTCAGGCAGAGCAAACACGCAGAGTAAAAGAAATCGGCGCTAAAATACTCGCTGAAAACTGCGGTAAAACGGTTGAACAAATTATGAAAGACTTTGACCGCGACTACTGGATGGATGCTAAGGAAGCAATAAAATATGGTATCGTTGACAAGCTCATTGACAAGCTCTAA
- a CDS encoding ATP-dependent Clp protease proteolytic subunit, which translates to MSFNSEFEKYAVKHRGISSNTLNSYASHLVTGLTPNIIEERPMNVAVMDVYSRLMMDRIIFLGYPINDEVANIVTAQLLFLDSTDRTRDINMYINSPGGSVYSGLGVYDTIQYVTPDVATICIGVAASMACVLLGAGTKGKRAALKHSRIMMHQPSGAIGGQASDIEITVTEIKKLKKELYDVISQHSGQSVEKIEADFDRDHWMTAIEAKEYGLVDEVLATNPKKEKK; encoded by the coding sequence ATGAGCTTTAATTCTGAATTTGAAAAATATGCCGTGAAGCATCGCGGTATTTCCAGTAATACATTGAACAGTTATGCAAGCCATTTGGTAACTGGTCTTACACCTAACATTATTGAAGAACGCCCCATGAATGTGGCAGTGATGGACGTTTACAGCCGTTTGATGATGGACCGCATCATCTTTCTAGGCTATCCCATCAATGATGAGGTGGCGAATATTGTAACCGCACAGTTATTGTTCCTTGACTCTACAGACAGGACCCGTGACATCAATATGTACATCAACAGCCCCGGTGGCAGTGTGTACAGCGGGCTTGGTGTGTATGACACTATTCAATATGTAACACCTGATGTGGCAACGATCTGTATCGGTGTAGCTGCATCTATGGCATGTGTACTGTTGGGTGCAGGCACAAAAGGAAAAAGGGCGGCGCTAAAACATTCACGCATCATGATGCACCAGCCGAGCGGCGCTATCGGCGGACAGGCAAGTGATATTGAAATAACAGTAACAGAGATCAAAAAACTAAAGAAAGAGTTGTACGATGTGATCAGTCAGCACAGCGGACAGTCAGTTGAAAAAATTGAAGCCGACTTTGATCGTGACCACTGGATGACAGCGATTGAAGCAAAAGAGTATGGATTGGTAGATGAAGTGCTGGCAACAAATCCGAAAAAGGAGAAGAAATGA